One segment of Salinibaculum sp. SYNS191 DNA contains the following:
- a CDS encoding site-specific integrase, with the protein MRLEATSADNEVKVWLTDSEVEDLRRATVSYRDDIIIQLGAYVGLRAFEMPQVRPEHIKTTDSGQYRLRVPRGKDTTGSGGKPRDAYLPADVERALQQYQNAENIAPRDPFIDLSERGVRAAVKRTAEAAADETGDPDFEHVSSHDLRRRFAQRLLVDENMNPRVVMQVGGWDSFAAIEPYLNAPTPEVVDQAFAEASVD; encoded by the coding sequence ATGCGTCTGGAAGCGACCAGTGCCGACAACGAGGTCAAGGTCTGGCTGACCGACAGCGAGGTCGAGGACCTGCGACGAGCGACGGTCAGCTATCGCGACGACATCATCATCCAACTCGGCGCGTACGTCGGACTTCGCGCGTTCGAGATGCCGCAGGTCCGACCGGAGCACATCAAGACCACCGACAGCGGCCAGTACCGACTCCGGGTGCCACGCGGGAAGGACACGACCGGGAGCGGCGGCAAGCCCCGCGACGCCTATCTACCGGCCGACGTCGAGCGCGCACTACAGCAGTACCAGAACGCCGAGAACATCGCGCCACGAGACCCCTTTATCGATCTGTCCGAGCGGGGCGTCCGTGCCGCGGTGAAGCGGACGGCAGAGGCGGCTGCCGACGAGACAGGTGACCCAGACTTCGAGCACGTCTCCAGTCACGATCTCCGCCGGCGTTTCGCACAGCGCCTGCTGGTGGACGAGAACATGAACCCGCGAGTGGTCATGCAGGTCGGCGGCTGGGACTCGTTCGCGGCCATCGAGCCGTATCTGAACGCGCCCACGCCCGAGGTCGTCGACCAAGCGTTTGCTGAAGCTTCCGTCGATTGA
- a CDS encoding NAD(P)-dependent alcohol dehydrogenase produces MKAVAAKEYGGPEVLQLYSAPKPTPEPDEVLIRVRASTVGPANSAMREGRPFPVRFFSGLRRPTSIPGDAFAGEIAAVGKAVTHFTVGDRVFGTTAPESGAHAEYVCVPEDGTLELTPPGVSDAEAAAVADNGLTAMLFLQDVADLQPGQSILVNGASGGIGTFAVQIAAHIGAEVTGVCSTRNVDLVRSLGADAVVDYTTTDVAGTGETYDVIFDAVGKGSFAQFKGMLNPGGLYVTTVPSGRILFNMARTRLVGDRRAVFAATGMKSAGVRRKYLKELRELLDAGEIRSVIGRRYPIAEIVEAHRYVDTGHKRGTAVITLD; encoded by the coding sequence ATGAAAGCCGTCGCAGCCAAAGAGTACGGCGGCCCGGAGGTCCTCCAACTCTACTCGGCGCCGAAACCCACCCCGGAGCCGGACGAGGTGTTGATTCGTGTCCGGGCGTCCACCGTCGGACCGGCCAACTCGGCCATGCGCGAGGGACGACCGTTCCCCGTCCGCTTCTTCAGCGGCCTCCGACGACCTACGTCAATCCCAGGCGACGCGTTCGCCGGGGAGATCGCGGCCGTCGGCAAAGCCGTCACCCACTTCACCGTCGGCGACCGGGTGTTCGGGACGACCGCACCCGAGTCGGGCGCGCACGCCGAGTACGTTTGTGTTCCCGAGGACGGCACGCTCGAACTGACGCCCCCGGGCGTGAGCGACGCCGAGGCCGCCGCGGTCGCCGACAACGGCCTCACGGCGATGCTTTTCCTCCAGGACGTGGCCGACCTCCAGCCGGGCCAGTCCATCCTCGTCAACGGCGCCTCGGGCGGCATCGGGACGTTCGCCGTTCAGATCGCCGCTCACATCGGCGCCGAGGTCACTGGCGTCTGCAGCACCAGGAACGTCGACCTCGTGCGCTCGCTCGGCGCCGACGCGGTCGTCGACTACACGACCACCGACGTCGCAGGAACAGGCGAGACGTACGATGTCATCTTCGACGCCGTGGGCAAGGGGTCGTTCGCGCAGTTCAAGGGCATGCTGAACCCAGGCGGGCTGTATGTGACGACGGTCCCGTCGGGACGAATCCTCTTCAACATGGCCCGGACGAGGCTGGTCGGCGACAGGCGGGCCGTCTTCGCGGCCACGGGGATGAAGTCGGCGGGCGTGCGGAGAAAATATCTCAAGGAGCTAAGAGAACTCCTCGACGCCGGGGAGATCCGCTCGGTGATCGGGCGACGGTACCCAATAGCGGAGATCGTCGAGGCACATCGATACGTCGACACTGGACACAAGCGCGGCACGGCCGTGATTACGCTCGATTGA
- a CDS encoding twin-arginine translocation signal domain-containing protein gives MLSRREFLTTIATGGAVAGAGTVTASQLDPYETQPDFVTISYDEDFLSEYQPRLVTRTLDVKPSKMYAWRVDSTERSTTMACYWTYYVTQQGLSGADSHLYDREPVYVEVDETGAIESVHVDGYHYLLKSYPSAVPTTGETHPTLKAVNPYHFYVATTEVGETVDLADMHDRYGPWIRNGWNVHEPAVLNPWKVKSRKHWWPDGTFGYSRRAFYWDTLLGISQSTGIDVRGAQESDLT, from the coding sequence ATGCTCTCACGCCGCGAGTTCCTGACGACCATCGCCACCGGCGGGGCCGTCGCCGGCGCTGGAACAGTCACGGCCAGCCAACTCGATCCCTACGAGACCCAGCCGGACTTCGTGACGATCTCCTACGACGAGGACTTCCTCTCAGAGTACCAGCCGCGGCTGGTCACGCGAACGCTGGATGTCAAGCCCTCGAAGATGTACGCCTGGCGCGTCGACTCGACGGAGAGGAGTACCACGATGGCCTGCTACTGGACGTACTACGTTACTCAGCAAGGACTCTCTGGCGCAGACTCACACCTGTACGACCGGGAGCCCGTCTACGTCGAGGTCGACGAGACGGGAGCGATCGAATCCGTACACGTCGACGGCTACCACTACCTGCTCAAGTCATATCCGAGCGCAGTACCGACGACTGGCGAGACGCACCCCACACTCAAAGCGGTCAACCCGTATCACTTCTACGTCGCGACGACAGAGGTGGGCGAGACGGTCGACCTCGCGGACATGCACGACCGCTACGGCCCGTGGATCCGCAACGGCTGGAATGTCCACGAACCGGCCGTGCTCAACCCTTGGAAAGTCAAGTCGCGGAAGCACTGGTGGCCTGACGGCACGTTCGGGTACTCTCGACGGGCCTTCTACTGGGACACGCTGCTGGGGATCTCACAGTCGACCGGCATCGACGTGCGCGGCGCACAGGAGAGTGACCTGACATGA
- a CDS encoding S8 family peptidase: protein MNSRAIALAALMLVSTVTVPVTAADGSSDIVEYGTDGQPSFLVTYDDGEFASLQAWAESAPGYSIVENATADNTAVVSGPRYEVVAPTLLQNPLVALGGGTIAPMPLQSRSYVQSVDPNYRHALPEPVGALASESDYEAPRSDWLVDGGFNTDGIAFDGDANQSTIGAVATDLNADQVAADGSGVRVAVLDTGANVVNGTDDPLYGQRIVGARNFVTDQPAVASNDYANVSDGNGHGSWVLSSMAANATNNTYDGIALGADYLVGKTLADDGSGSTADIVDGIYWAEAQDADLLSMSLGSAVYDESLADALRHFVAGNGTAAFIAVGNSRMTRPAQIASPSDVPEPGIVSVAATNATNASQAGPAYFSQTGSDNGYSDLSSGTTRGAGPDIAGPGMRVTVPVFSADGYRRNETLSGTSMSTPIVAAVGTLSLDARPDLENDTDAFVSAVTNTTRPIPLAGTTEVGAGMVDAAKLVADNTSGTSQTDARTEPAQRRDQANRSLGLDWRFQALRRIQVGI, encoded by the coding sequence ATGAACAGTCGCGCAATCGCCCTCGCCGCGCTCATGCTCGTCTCGACAGTCACCGTCCCGGTGACCGCGGCCGACGGCAGCAGCGACATCGTCGAATACGGCACCGACGGGCAACCCTCGTTCCTCGTGACCTACGACGACGGCGAGTTCGCGAGTCTGCAGGCCTGGGCTGAATCGGCACCCGGCTACAGCATTGTGGAGAACGCGACTGCTGACAACACGGCAGTCGTCTCCGGGCCGCGCTACGAGGTCGTCGCACCGACACTCCTGCAGAACCCACTGGTCGCCCTCGGCGGCGGAACGATCGCCCCGATGCCACTCCAATCGCGCTCGTACGTCCAGTCGGTCGACCCGAACTACCGGCATGCACTCCCAGAGCCAGTCGGCGCGCTCGCCAGCGAGAGTGATTACGAAGCCCCGCGGTCGGACTGGCTGGTCGACGGTGGCTTCAACACCGACGGCATCGCGTTCGACGGCGACGCGAATCAGTCGACCATCGGCGCAGTCGCGACCGACCTCAACGCCGACCAGGTTGCAGCCGACGGCAGCGGCGTCCGCGTCGCCGTCCTCGACACGGGGGCGAACGTCGTCAACGGCACCGACGACCCGCTGTACGGCCAACGCATCGTCGGTGCTCGCAACTTCGTCACCGACCAGCCCGCCGTCGCGAGCAACGACTACGCGAACGTGTCTGACGGCAACGGACACGGTAGCTGGGTCCTTTCCTCGATGGCCGCAAACGCCACGAACAACACGTACGACGGCATCGCTCTCGGCGCGGACTATCTCGTCGGCAAGACGCTCGCCGACGACGGCAGCGGGTCGACCGCGGATATCGTCGACGGCATCTACTGGGCTGAGGCACAGGACGCGGACCTCCTCTCGATGTCGCTCGGGAGTGCCGTCTACGACGAGTCGCTGGCCGATGCCTTGCGACACTTCGTCGCCGGCAACGGCACCGCGGCGTTCATCGCGGTCGGGAACTCCCGCATGACGCGGCCAGCCCAGATTGCCTCGCCGTCGGACGTCCCCGAACCAGGCATCGTCTCCGTCGCGGCGACCAACGCGACCAATGCCTCACAGGCTGGGCCGGCGTACTTCTCACAGACTGGCTCGGACAACGGTTATTCGGACCTCTCGTCCGGGACCACTCGCGGCGCTGGCCCTGATATCGCCGGGCCAGGGATGCGCGTCACGGTGCCGGTCTTCAGCGCGGACGGCTACCGGCGCAACGAGACACTGTCGGGCACGTCGATGAGCACGCCCATCGTCGCGGCGGTCGGAACACTCAGCCTCGATGCCCGGCCAGATCTGGAGAACGACACCGACGCGTTCGTGTCGGCGGTTACGAACACGACGCGGCCGATCCCACTGGCCGGGACGACGGAGGTCGGCGCGGGAATGGTCGACGCCGCGAAGCTCGTCGCCGACAACACGTCGGGAACCAGCCAGACCGATGCTCGGACAGAGCCTGCACAACGGAGAGACCAGGCCAACCGCTCGCTGGGGCTCGACTGGCGCTTCCAGGCACTGCGCCGTATCCAGGTAGGGATCTAA